Proteins from a single region of Kiritimatiellales bacterium:
- a CDS encoding transketolase — protein sequence MNEGKWTKESADRMAAEWRYIVTDMICRAGSGHVGGALSLIEVLHTLYFRVMQVDPENPAWEGRDRLVLSKGHAAPALYMALAEKGFFPKAWLSTLNADGTKLPSHADARTVPGIDATTGSLGQGLSVACGMAQAAKGSKQDHTVYCIIGDGETNEGQNWEAAMYAGHHKLDNLIALTDYNKLQIDGATDEILSLEPLADKWKAFNWEVFETDGHDWDDLFKTFEKARKIEGKPVMIIAHTCKAKGCCCIENTAGSHNIKVPDQASHEKYLKAFAVQDVKLPY from the coding sequence GTGAACGAAGGAAAATGGACAAAAGAGAGCGCAGACCGAATGGCTGCTGAGTGGCGTTATATTGTAACAGACATGATTTGCCGTGCAGGTTCAGGACATGTCGGCGGGGCATTGAGTCTAATTGAGGTGCTGCACACACTTTATTTTCGTGTGATGCAGGTGGATCCGGAAAATCCGGCATGGGAAGGGCGCGACCGCCTGGTGCTGTCCAAGGGTCACGCGGCGCCGGCGCTTTATATGGCACTCGCCGAGAAAGGCTTTTTCCCGAAAGCCTGGCTGAGCACGCTGAACGCTGACGGTACAAAACTGCCGAGTCATGCCGACGCCCGTACCGTGCCGGGCATTGATGCCACGACCGGCTCACTCGGGCAGGGGCTTTCTGTGGCCTGCGGTATGGCGCAAGCGGCGAAGGGTAGCAAACAGGATCACACGGTGTATTGCATCATCGGTGACGGCGAAACCAATGAAGGTCAAAACTGGGAAGCCGCCATGTACGCCGGACATCATAAACTGGATAACCTGATTGCGCTGACCGACTACAATAAACTCCAGATTGACGGTGCAACGGATGAGATACTGTCGCTTGAACCGCTGGCTGATAAGTGGAAGGCATTCAACTGGGAAGTGTTTGAAACGGACGGCCACGACTGGGACGATCTGTTTAAAACGTTTGAAAAAGCCAGAAAAATTGAAGGCAAACCGGTGATGATTATCGCGCATACCTGTAAAGCCAAGGGGTGCTGCTGCATTGAAAACACCGCCGGAAGCCATAACATTAAAGTGCCGGACCAGGCATCGCACGAAAAATACCTAAAGGCTTTTGCGGTGCAGGATGTAAAGCTGCCTTACTAA
- a CDS encoding transketolase C-terminal domain-containing protein, whose protein sequence is MSDLSKKEMRVVYGEVLNELMVINPDVVCLEADLSKASGTNPSVAEANPARFINAGVAEANMIGMGAGLAIEGKIPFCASFSCFATRRVYDQIYLSVAYANTNVKIVGTAPGITQGPNGGTHMDFQDLAIMRVMPNFHVYSPADPYELRSMMFHMAASKQPTYMQLVRTQVGQVFDEAYEFNPDKAVTLREGSDVTLVTTGYMTQFAVNVADELKAGGVSVEVLHYPSVKPFDEKTLLASAQKTGGVVTVENQSIIGGLGGAVCEVLSEKYPVKVKRLGIPDQFGEVATENYLFNKHGFGPQHIAAACRELANK, encoded by the coding sequence ATGAGCGATTTAAGTAAAAAAGAGATGCGTGTCGTATACGGCGAAGTGTTGAATGAACTGATGGTGATCAATCCGGATGTGGTGTGTCTGGAGGCGGACCTGAGTAAAGCATCCGGAACCAATCCGTCGGTGGCCGAAGCGAATCCGGCGCGTTTTATAAACGCCGGCGTGGCGGAAGCGAACATGATTGGCATGGGCGCCGGTTTGGCGATTGAAGGTAAAATTCCGTTCTGTGCCAGTTTCTCATGTTTTGCAACGCGCCGCGTGTATGATCAGATTTACCTGAGCGTTGCGTATGCCAACACGAATGTAAAAATTGTCGGTACTGCGCCTGGAATCACTCAGGGGCCGAACGGCGGCACCCACATGGATTTTCAGGATCTCGCCATAATGCGCGTAATGCCGAACTTTCACGTCTACAGCCCGGCCGATCCGTATGAGCTGCGCTCCATGATGTTCCACATGGCGGCGTCTAAACAGCCGACGTATATGCAGCTTGTGCGTACGCAGGTTGGGCAGGTTTTCGATGAAGCCTATGAATTCAATCCCGACAAAGCAGTGACGCTGCGCGAAGGCAGCGATGTCACGCTGGTGACCACCGGCTATATGACTCAGTTTGCGGTGAATGTTGCCGATGAACTGAAAGCCGGCGGTGTCAGCGTTGAAGTGCTGCATTATCCGTCCGTCAAACCGTTCGATGAAAAAACACTGCTTGCGTCCGCGCAGAAAACCGGCGGCGTGGTCACTGTGGAAAATCAGAGCATCATTGGCGGTCTCGGCGGCGCAGTCTGCGAAGTGCTGAGCGAAAAATATCCGGTCAAAGTAAAACGTCTCGGAATTCCGGATCAGTTCGGTGAAGTTGCCACAGAAAACTACCTGTTTAATAAACACGGTTTTGGGCCGCAACACATCGCCGCCGCCTGCCGTGAACTGGCAAACAAATAA